The window CGACGGCGTTTATCAGGGCGTCAATGCCACCGGCATGCGGATCGGCGGACGCGGCGGCGATGTCGCCATCGCAGGCGGGATCGAGATCAACGGCCAGATCGGCGCCGCATCGCGCGGGGGCAATGCCACCGCGCTCGAAATCGCCGGAACCACCACTGCCGCGCTGCTGCGCAACAACGGCACGCTGGCCGCTGCGGTGAGCGGCACCACCGGCACCGGCACCGCCACCGGCCTGCTGATCGGCGCGGATGCCACGGTTCCCGTGCTGCGCACCAATCGCACGATTTCGGCCGGCACCATCGCAACCGGCAGCGCCTATGCGATCCGCGATCTTTCGGGGACGCTGGGCCTCATCGAAAACAGCGCGACCATCAGCGCGACCGGCGCCGCGGCGGGTTCGGGCCGCAATATCGCGATCGATCTGACCGCGCGCAGCGATGACAGCATCGTGCGCCAGATCGTGGTGTCGCCCAGCGTGGCCGCACCCACGATCACCGGTGATATCCGGCTGGGCAGCGGCAATGACCTCGTCGAAGTGCTCGACGGCGCGCTGGCGGGCAATATCTTCTTCGGTGCCGGCACCAACCGGCTGGTCCTGTCGGGTGACGCGGTGATGTTGGGCAATGCCGATTTCGGCGGCGGCGCGGGCACGATGAGCCTTGCGGGCACCGCGGCCTTTGCCGGCGTGCTTGCCAATTCGGCCAATGTCGCGGTCAATGTGGCGGGCGGCTCCTTCGGGATCACCGGCGCATCGACCATCGCCAGCCTCGACATGGGGGCCAATTCGATCCTCGGTGTGACAGTGGGCGGTGCGGCGGGCACCAACACCGCGATCACGGTGACGGGTGCGGCAACCTTTGCCGCCGGCACCAAGGTGCGCGTGCGGTTGACCGATCTCACCACCGCCGGCGGCACCTATGGCGTGCTGACCGCAGGCAGCCTGACCGGCGCGAGCAACCTCACCGCCGACAACACGCTGCTGCCGTTCCTGTTCAAGGGCGCGCTGGCGGTGAGCGGGAACACGCTCAACGTCACCGTGGCGCGCAAGACCGGCGCGGAGCTGGGGCTCAATGCCTCCGAAACGATCGCCTATGACCCGCTGTTCGCCGCATTGTCGAAGGACGTGAAGGTGTCGAACCTGTTCCTCGGCATCACCGATGCGACCGTGTTCCAAGCCTATGTCGCGCAGACGCTGCCCGATCATGCGGGCGGCAATTTCCAGGGCCTGAGCCAGGGCCTGCGCGCCTTCAACCGGCATTTCATGGACCCCGATGCGCCGTTCGACGCGGTCGGCAAGTTCCGGGTGCTGGCCGATGTCGCCAGCTGGAACAGCGAAAAGGACCGCGGCGAGAGCGCGGCCTTCGACCTGTCGGGCTATGGCGCACGGCTCGGGGTGGAATACCTCACCGCGATCGGCGCTTTCGGCGTGACCGGCAGCTATCTGTCGAACGAGCATGACAGCGGCCTCATCGCCAACACCGTCAAGGGCACCAGCTACGAAGCGGGCGCACACTGGCGCGGCAAGTTCGGCCCCGTCATCGCCTTTGCGCGCGCGGGCGCGGGCAAGGCAGATTTCTCGGGCACGCGGCTGTTCCAGGGCGCGGGCACCGATGCCGCCAACTACACCATCGCACGCGAATGGAAGGGCGACTTCATCAGCGCCGCGGGTGGTGCCTCGATCGAGGGCGGCGGGCAGTTCTTCTTCTTCCGCCCGTCGGTGGTGGTCGATTATCTGCGCCTGAAGGAAGACGGCTATACCGAAACCGGCGGCGGCAATGCCTTGAACCTTACGGTCGATGCGCGGTCGAGCAAGCAGGTCGGCATCAACGGCGCGCTGGCAGTCGGGGCCGATCTGTTCGGGATGCAGCGCAACGACCGCGGCTGGCTGCGGATCGAGGCAGAAGGCGGCTGGCGCGAACTTTTGACCGACGATCTGGGCGATACCCGTGCGCGCTACAACACCGGCACGCCGTTCACGCTGGCCAGCGAAGGCGGCGGCTCGGGCTGGTTTGCGCGCGCACGCGTGATGGGCGGCAGCGGCAGCTACCGGATCGGCGGCGAGGCGGGCCTCGAAGACCAGTTCGGCAATCTGGGCTACAGCCTGCGCGCGTCGCTGCGGGTCGGTTTCTGACGATACGGCAGGAGGGGGTTTGGCCCGTGCCAGACCCCCTTCAGACCCGTTCAAACGCCTGTTAGACCGCGTTCAGCGGAGCGTCACGGCGCTGTTTCAGGTGGAAGCGAAGCTCTACGGAGTAGAAACATCGCCCGCAGCATCATCCTGCATCGCCACCAGATAATCGACGATCTGCGGCACCGCGGCCGCGTCGACCGGCGCCTTGTAGAGCGACTGCATCTTGCCCACGATCGATTCCCACTTCTCGCGCGGGACGCGGGGCT is drawn from Erythrobacter neustonensis and contains these coding sequences:
- a CDS encoding autotransporter outer membrane beta-barrel domain-containing protein translates to MHPRTLLAGTALAALAAPLSAQTVISTARTTPVVTSTVNNGQPDSVRIETAGSVTVTSGAAVTVDSNHAVTNAGKITVTNADNATGILVTGARTANITNSGTITIDETFAPTDTDTDGDLDGPFASGTGRTAIRIDGPLTGNLVQTGTLVVEGNNSAGVRASAPINGAVTLEGSTTVTGNNTVGVALAGATGNVRLAGTISVRGQDAQGAVLTGDYAGTLKVQSTITATGYRSTTLPADVTKLDADDLLQGGSALVIEGNLARGIVFEIAPTDTDTANLDEDNDGIEDAKEGTTRIIAYGAAPAVQIGGAADMTIGATQGTNSGFGIVMAGTILGDGVYQGVNATGMRIGGRGGDVAIAGGIEINGQIGAASRGGNATALEIAGTTTAALLRNNGTLAAAVSGTTGTGTATGLLIGADATVPVLRTNRTISAGTIATGSAYAIRDLSGTLGLIENSATISATGAAAGSGRNIAIDLTARSDDSIVRQIVVSPSVAAPTITGDIRLGSGNDLVEVLDGALAGNIFFGAGTNRLVLSGDAVMLGNADFGGGAGTMSLAGTAAFAGVLANSANVAVNVAGGSFGITGASTIASLDMGANSILGVTVGGAAGTNTAITVTGAATFAAGTKVRVRLTDLTTAGGTYGVLTAGSLTGASNLTADNTLLPFLFKGALAVSGNTLNVTVARKTGAELGLNASETIAYDPLFAALSKDVKVSNLFLGITDATVFQAYVAQTLPDHAGGNFQGLSQGLRAFNRHFMDPDAPFDAVGKFRVLADVASWNSEKDRGESAAFDLSGYGARLGVEYLTAIGAFGVTGSYLSNEHDSGLIANTVKGTSYEAGAHWRGKFGPVIAFARAGAGKADFSGTRLFQGAGTDAANYTIAREWKGDFISAAGGASIEGGGQFFFFRPSVVVDYLRLKEDGYTETGGGNALNLTVDARSSKQVGINGALAVGADLFGMQRNDRGWLRIEAEGGWRELLTDDLGDTRARYNTGTPFTLASEGGGSGWFARARVMGGSGSYRIGGEAGLEDQFGNLGYSLRASLRVGF